CCTGATGGCCAGCTACCACGCCCCCATCCTCTCGGCGAAGAAGGGCCAGGTGAACGGCCTGCCCGCCGGCACCGGCCCCTTCCGGCTGGCGGCCATCGAGCGTGGTTCCTCCATCGAGGTCGAGCGTTTCGAGGGCTTCTACAAGCCCGGCCTGCCGAAGGTCGCGCGCATCCGCTTCCAGGGCTACTCGGACGAGAACCTGCGCGTCTCGGCGCTCCAGGCCGGCGATGTCGATGTCATCGAGGGCGTGCCCTGGCAGAGCATGGCGGCCATCGACAACAATCCCCGGCTGAAGATGGAGAGCACCGTCGGACCCTTCATGAACCTGCTGTTCAACACGCGCACCGGCCCCTTCACCGATGCGCGGGTGCGCCGCGCCGTCGCCTATGCCATCAAGCGCGACGAGGTGGTGCGCGCCGCCCATTACGGCCGCGGCACGCCGCTCTTCGGCCTGCCCTATCCCGCGCCCTATGACGACCTGCCGAGCGCCGGCATCTTCTCCTACGACCCCGCGCGGGCGAGGCTGCTCCTGCAGGAAGCCGGGGTCGGCAATGGCTTCGCGGCCACGCTGCTGGCGACCTCCAGCCCCACGCTGCACCAGTCCACGGCGGAAGTGATCCAGCAGAACCTGAAGGAGATCGGCATCGAGGTCACGCTGCGCCTGCCGGAATGGGGCACGCGCGTCACCATGGGCAACCGGGGCCAATACGACTTCGCCGTCTTCGGCACCGTGGCCGCCTGGCCGGACCCGGATGCGCTGTCGGTCTATCTCTCCGGCAGCAATGCCTATACCCGCTCCCACGGCTTCAGCAGCGAGCATATCGACGCCTTGCTGCAGGCCGGGCGCCAGGAAGCCGACCCGGCCAGGCGGCGCGCCATCTATGACGAGTTGCAGAAGCAGGCCGCGGAGGAATGCCCGATTGTCTGGCTGACGCTGCGGTCCCAGGCCTTCGCCATGCAGGCCGGCGTGCAGGGCTTCCGGAACCTTCCTGGCAGCCTGACCTTCTATGCACCGGTCACGCTGGAAGAAACCTCCGTCAACTGAGGCCGCCATGCGCCGCTACCGCAAGCAGGACTTCCCCGTCGCCGAGATCCGCCGGCTGATGGAGCCCGGCCCCATCGTGCTGGTCAGCAGCGCCTGGAAGGGCCGGCGCAATGTCATGACCATGGGCTGGCACACGGTGATGGAGTTCACGCCCTCACTCATCGGCTGCGTCATCGCCGCCGGGAATCACAGCTTCGAGATGGTCCGCCGCTCCCGCGAATGCGTCATCAACATCCCGGAGGCGGCACTGGCCGAGGTTGTGACGCGGATCGGCAACTGCTCAGGCGCCGACACGGACAAATTCGCGGAGTTCGGCCTGACGGCGGAACCGGCCGAGCAGGTTGGCGCGGCGCTGATCGCCGAATGCCACAGCAGCCTGGAATGCCGGCTGGCCGATGCGGCGCTTGTCGGCAAATACAACTTCTTCATCTGGGAAGTCGTGAAGGCGCATGTGGCCCGCCGGCCGAAATACCCGCGCAGCATCCATTACCGGGGCGAGGGCAACTTCATGGTGGCCGGGGAGAGCCTCAGCCTGAAGCGGCTGTTCCGGCGGGAATATCTGTGACCCCGGCCACCCTGCTTCGCGCCGGAGCGGATCAGTGCGGATGCCCGGGGGCGCGGCGGCGCAGCACCTCAAGGCGGCGTTCCGGGTCCCAGGCGGCCCGGCGGCAATGTTCGGCGGTGCCGCCGCTCCTGTCCCGCTTGTGCTGCCAGAGGATGGTCAGCTTGGAGAGGCCCCTGGCATCCTTCCGCAGGCGGCCGACGACACGTTGCAGGTCGTTATCAGGCATTCTGCCCTCCTGGACTGCTGTTTCCAGGGCTGATCTAGTGCAGGGAAGGGCCGGGTCAACAAGCCCGCGCCCCGCGCGGGCATCGCTGCCACCGGGCTGAAGCCGGCGGCGGCCCATCACAAAGCCGGGGGCATGGGCTTCCCCCGGCTTTCCGCGTCATACCACGCGGTTTTCGATCAGTTCCTCCACCACCGTCGGATCCGCCAGGGTCGAGGTATCGCCCAGGGAATCCGTCTCGTTGGCGGCGATCTTGCGGAGGATGCGGCGCATGATCTTGCCCGAGCGCGTCTTCGGCAGGCCCGGCGCCCATTGGATGGCGTCGGGGCTGGCGATCGGCCCGATCTCCTTGCGCACCCAGACCACCAGCTCCTTCCGCAGCGCCTCGCTCGGCTCCTCCCCGGCGATCAGGGTGACATAGGCATAGATGCCCTGGCCCTTGATGTCGTGCGGCATGCCGACGACGGCGGCCTCGGCCACCTTCGGGTGGGCCACCAGGGCGCTCTCGATCTCGGCGGTGCCCATGCGGTGGCCGGAGACGTTCAGCACGTCGTCCACGCGGCCGGTGATCCAGTAGTAGCCATCCGCGTCCCGCCGCGCGCCGTCGCCCGAGAAATACTTGCCGGGGAAGGTGGCGAAGTAGGTCTGGATGAAGCGCTCATGGTCCTTGTAGACGGTGCGCATCTGGCCGGGCCAGGAATCGAGGATCACGAGATTGCCCTCGGCCTCGCCTTCCAGGACCTTGCCCTCGCCATCCACCAGCCCGGCCTGCACGCCCGGCAGCGGCAGGGTGGCGGAGCCCGGCTTCAGCTCGGTCGCGCCCGGCAGCGGTGTGATGAGATGGCCGCCGGTCTCGGTCTGCCACCAGGTGTCGATGACCGGGCAGCGCTCCTCCCCCACCACGCGGTAGTACCAGAGCCAGGCTTCCGGATTGATCGGCTCGCCCACCGTGCCGAGGATGCGCAGCGACTTGCGCGAGGTCTTCTTCACCGGCGCGTCGCCGTCGCGCATCAGCGCGCGGATGGCGGTGGGCGCGGTGTAGAAGATGCTGACCTGGTGCTTGTCCACCACCTGCCAGAAGCGGCTGTTGTCGGGGTAGTTGGGCACGCCCTCGAACATCAGGCTGATGGCGCCATTGGCCAGCGGCCCATAGACGATGTAGCTGTGGCCCGTGACCCAGCCCACATCGGCCGTGCACCAGTAGACCTCGCCCTCGTGGTAGTCGAAGACATACTGATGGGTATAGCTGGCCCAGACCATGTAGCCGCCGGTGGTGTGCAGCACCCCCTTTGGCTTCCCGGTGGAGCCGGAGGTATAGAGGATGAAGAGCGGGTCCTCCGCGTTCATCGGCTCCGGCTCGCAGTCGCGCGGCGCGGCCTCGGTGATCTCATGATACCAGTGGTCGCGGCCCTCCTGCATCGGCACGTCGCCGCCGGTGTTACGCACCACGATCACCGACTTCACGGCGGGGGCTGATTTCAGCGCCTCATCCGCATTGGTCTTCAGCGCCACGCGGCGGCCGCCGCGGCGGCCCTCATCGGCGGTGATCAGCAGCGTGCTCTCGCAGTCGATCAGCCGGCTGGCCAGGCTGTCGGGGCTGAAGCCGCCGAAGACCACCGAATGCACCGCGCCGATGCGCGCGCAGGCCAGCATGGCCACGGCCGATTCGATGATCATGGGCAGGTAGAGGGTGACGCGGTCGCCCTTCTTCACGCCCAGCGCCTTCATGGCATTGGCCAGGCGGCAGACCCGGGCATGCAGGTCGCGATAGGTGACCTTCATGTCCTGGCCGG
This genomic window from Roseomonas marmotae contains:
- the acs gene encoding acetate--CoA ligase yields the protein MTDNTRIPVKPEIAQGSWVDAARFQAMTEQARQDPDGFWAEEAKRIAWMTPPTRIKNTSFEGDVQIRWFEDGVLNASVSCLDRHLETRGDQTALIWEGDDPGQDMKVTYRDLHARVCRLANAMKALGVKKGDRVTLYLPMIIESAVAMLACARIGAVHSVVFGGFSPDSLASRLIDCESTLLITADEGRRGGRRVALKTNADEALKSAPAVKSVIVVRNTGGDVPMQEGRDHWYHEITEAAPRDCEPEPMNAEDPLFILYTSGSTGKPKGVLHTTGGYMVWASYTHQYVFDYHEGEVYWCTADVGWVTGHSYIVYGPLANGAISLMFEGVPNYPDNSRFWQVVDKHQVSIFYTAPTAIRALMRDGDAPVKKTSRKSLRILGTVGEPINPEAWLWYYRVVGEERCPVIDTWWQTETGGHLITPLPGATELKPGSATLPLPGVQAGLVDGEGKVLEGEAEGNLVILDSWPGQMRTVYKDHERFIQTYFATFPGKYFSGDGARRDADGYYWITGRVDDVLNVSGHRMGTAEIESALVAHPKVAEAAVVGMPHDIKGQGIYAYVTLIAGEEPSEALRKELVVWVRKEIGPIASPDAIQWAPGLPKTRSGKIMRRILRKIAANETDSLGDTSTLADPTVVEELIENRVV
- a CDS encoding flavin reductase family protein; the encoded protein is MRRYRKQDFPVAEIRRLMEPGPIVLVSSAWKGRRNVMTMGWHTVMEFTPSLIGCVIAAGNHSFEMVRRSRECVINIPEAALAEVVTRIGNCSGADTDKFAEFGLTAEPAEQVGAALIAECHSSLECRLADAALVGKYNFFIWEVVKAHVARRPKYPRSIHYRGEGNFMVAGESLSLKRLFRREYL
- a CDS encoding ABC transporter substrate-binding protein, producing MLLGAGILLAGGAPARVAAAANGLLRVGLVNFPPNIRPLENTGSSQAAVKMMIYRSLLSYDHAGQLRNEMAELWEAESPTAYRFRLRPGLRFHDGEPVTAEDVRFTLAEILAENSTAYMKPFLSVVEKVEVLGPLEGRILLKEPSIPFPHLMASYHAPILSAKKGQVNGLPAGTGPFRLAAIERGSSIEVERFEGFYKPGLPKVARIRFQGYSDENLRVSALQAGDVDVIEGVPWQSMAAIDNNPRLKMESTVGPFMNLLFNTRTGPFTDARVRRAVAYAIKRDEVVRAAHYGRGTPLFGLPYPAPYDDLPSAGIFSYDPARARLLLQEAGVGNGFAATLLATSSPTLHQSTAEVIQQNLKEIGIEVTLRLPEWGTRVTMGNRGQYDFAVFGTVAAWPDPDALSVYLSGSNAYTRSHGFSSEHIDALLQAGRQEADPARRRAIYDELQKQAAEECPIVWLTLRSQAFAMQAGVQGFRNLPGSLTFYAPVTLEETSVN